A genomic stretch from Desulfohalobium retbaense DSM 5692 includes:
- a CDS encoding SurA N-terminal domain-containing protein — MRKKLLVLVLALVFCSAVPATGEQVVDRIVAVVNGEIITLFELNQKADPVVERFRSQQPGSLTEDRIEEIKKRVLQTMVDNMLLRQEAERLEMEIEDAEVQDRIEEMKTQRGWDDERLDQMLANEGLDRSSFEKNIREDLMRRRLVGAMVRRKVVVTNEEIQTFYKDNQEQFAQEKKVDLRLLAVPSVDKAKQLRQRITDGDLDFAQAAKQFSQGPAAGQGGDLGWVKWADLAPQWKEVLRSTSPGSMTEPFSLQGQTAILYLEDMQKGQVQPLSAVRDRIADTLRGPKFEKQLETYLQRLRDKAVVDIRL; from the coding sequence ATGCGGAAAAAACTTCTCGTGCTGGTGCTGGCTTTGGTCTTTTGCAGTGCTGTTCCCGCTACCGGCGAACAGGTCGTGGACAGGATCGTGGCTGTGGTCAACGGAGAAATCATCACCCTGTTTGAACTCAACCAAAAGGCCGACCCGGTCGTTGAACGTTTCCGAAGCCAACAGCCCGGATCGTTGACCGAGGATCGGATCGAAGAGATCAAAAAGCGCGTCCTGCAGACTATGGTCGACAATATGCTCCTGCGGCAGGAGGCCGAACGTTTGGAAATGGAGATCGAAGACGCCGAGGTCCAGGATCGGATCGAAGAGATGAAAACCCAACGCGGCTGGGACGACGAACGCCTGGACCAGATGCTGGCCAACGAGGGGCTGGACAGGTCCTCGTTCGAGAAAAATATCCGTGAAGATCTCATGCGCCGCAGGCTTGTGGGAGCGATGGTCCGGCGCAAAGTCGTGGTCACCAATGAGGAAATTCAGACCTTCTACAAGGACAATCAAGAGCAATTTGCCCAGGAAAAAAAGGTCGATCTCCGTTTGCTGGCCGTGCCGTCGGTAGACAAGGCGAAACAGCTCCGCCAGCGCATCACTGATGGAGACCTCGATTTTGCCCAGGCGGCCAAGCAGTTCTCCCAAGGGCCAGCTGCCGGACAGGGGGGCGATCTGGGCTGGGTCAAATGGGCGGATCTGGCTCCGCAATGGAAGGAAGTCTTGCGCTCAACCTCCCCGGGGAGTATGACAGAACCGTTTTCCCTTCAGGGGCAGACAGCCATTTTATATCTTGAGGACATGCAAAAAGGGCAGGTACAACCCCTTTCCGCGGTCAGGGACCGCATCGCTGACACCTTGCGGGGACCGAAGTTCGAGAAGCAATTGGAAACCTACCTCCAACGGCTGCGGGACAAGGCGGTTGTCGATATACGGCTCTAG
- the glyQ gene encoding glycine--tRNA ligase subunit alpha — protein sequence MQFQDVILRLQQFWSQYGCVLQQPYDMEVGAGTFHPATFLRVLGPEPWKTAYVQPSRRPTDGRYGENPNRLQHYYQFQVILKPAPADVQDIYLQSLYELGVDPNEHDIRFVEDDWESPTLGAWGLGWEVWLDGMEITQFTYFQQVGGIDLEPISVELTYGLERICMYLQEKESVYDLAWNNEVSYGQVYHQSEVEQSTYNFEASTPSMLLSFFDACEAEGHQLCEKGLPWPAYDYCLKCSHLFNLLEARGAISITERTGYIARVRRLASAVAALYAQQREDLGYPMLDQS from the coding sequence ATGCAGTTTCAGGACGTTATCTTGCGTTTGCAACAATTTTGGTCCCAATACGGCTGTGTTCTCCAGCAACCGTACGATATGGAGGTCGGCGCCGGAACCTTTCATCCGGCCACTTTTTTACGGGTGCTCGGGCCCGAACCGTGGAAAACCGCCTATGTCCAGCCCTCACGGCGCCCGACAGATGGCCGTTACGGGGAAAACCCCAACCGGTTGCAGCACTATTACCAGTTCCAGGTCATCTTGAAGCCCGCCCCCGCTGATGTCCAAGACATCTATCTCCAGAGTCTTTATGAACTCGGTGTCGATCCCAATGAGCACGATATCCGTTTTGTCGAAGACGATTGGGAATCCCCGACCCTCGGTGCTTGGGGATTGGGCTGGGAGGTCTGGCTTGACGGGATGGAGATCACCCAGTTCACCTACTTCCAGCAGGTCGGCGGCATCGATCTCGAGCCGATCAGCGTGGAATTGACCTACGGGCTGGAGCGGATCTGCATGTATTTGCAGGAGAAAGAGTCGGTCTACGATCTGGCCTGGAACAATGAAGTGAGCTACGGCCAAGTCTACCACCAATCCGAAGTCGAACAATCGACCTACAATTTTGAGGCCAGCACTCCGTCCATGCTCTTGTCGTTTTTTGACGCCTGTGAGGCGGAAGGCCATCAGCTGTGCGAAAAGGGGTTGCCCTGGCCAGCCTATGACTATTGCCTCAAATGTTCGCATCTGTTCAATCTGCTTGAGGCTCGCGGCGCCATATCCATTACCGAGCGTACCGGCTATATTGCCCGGGTTCGCCGTCTGGCCTCGGCTGTAGCGGCGTTGTATGCCCAACAGCGTGAGGATCTCGGCTATCCCATGCTCGACCAGTCCTAG
- the glyS gene encoding glycine--tRNA ligase subunit beta, which yields MPDFVFEIGTEEIPARFLPRLRDQLVETTGRLLQEQELSAEVTSYATPRRLVVYASQLPAKQPVREELVTGPPVAIAYDDNGEPTKAAQGFAKSQGVEVDALFSEQTERGAYLAVRKTVGGNDARELLPQLCQELLAALSFPKSMRWEASQATFARPVRWLLALLDSEIVPVEAVSLTAGRQTFGHRTMGAGPWEVPEAASYFEILRDKGRVILDVAERTRRIREEAEAQASAHGGRVAWDESLLGEVADLVEWPQAVLGGFDASFLELPRAVLLTSMQSHQKSFGVENDAGELLPYFVCTLNLVPQDLDLVRKGWERVLRARLEDARFFWQVDGKASLTTWLDQLDKVIFLGPLGSMGDKARRLEGLAGEMAARVAPEAADSAQRAGRLAKTDLVSEMVGEFAELQGFMGGVYSRQKGETASVAQAVAEHYLPTGPESAVPSNAEGAVVALADKADTLVGCFGLDMVPSGANDPYALRRQALGIIRILLEYGWRLSLRDLLSWAQQAYAKDVQWKSEPGVALETLETFFGHRLKAYFQGRGYGTKIVDAALGAGWDDVPALAQRLDALHGFAAEEDFEQAVLTFKRADNIIRKQGTQIDGDLDGGYSATALQEEQEKTLAAALEDLAPRWAALWEQEAFDDLFGLLRELRPAVDGFFDHVMVMCDDPELRHNRLNLLKALTDRLSLLADFSKLQV from the coding sequence ATGCCTGATTTTGTTTTTGAAATCGGTACGGAAGAAATACCGGCGCGGTTTTTACCGCGCCTGCGCGACCAACTCGTGGAAACCACCGGGCGCCTTTTGCAGGAGCAGGAACTCTCCGCAGAGGTGACGAGCTATGCCACACCGCGGCGGCTTGTGGTCTATGCGTCCCAATTGCCCGCCAAACAGCCTGTTCGTGAAGAACTCGTCACCGGTCCGCCGGTGGCTATCGCCTACGACGACAACGGAGAACCGACCAAGGCGGCGCAAGGGTTTGCCAAAAGCCAAGGGGTGGAGGTGGACGCCCTGTTCAGCGAACAGACCGAGCGCGGCGCTTACCTTGCTGTGCGCAAGACCGTGGGGGGCAATGATGCGCGGGAGCTGTTGCCCCAGTTGTGCCAGGAACTCCTCGCTGCCTTGTCGTTTCCCAAAAGTATGCGCTGGGAGGCCTCCCAGGCGACTTTCGCCCGCCCTGTGCGCTGGCTGCTGGCGTTGCTGGACAGTGAGATCGTGCCCGTGGAGGCCGTTTCCCTCACAGCCGGACGGCAAACTTTCGGACACCGGACGATGGGAGCCGGCCCCTGGGAGGTGCCTGAGGCCGCTTCCTATTTCGAGATCCTTCGCGACAAGGGGCGGGTTATTCTCGACGTGGCCGAGCGTACGCGCCGGATTCGGGAGGAGGCGGAAGCGCAGGCCTCAGCCCACGGCGGTCGGGTGGCCTGGGATGAAAGCCTGTTGGGGGAGGTCGCCGACCTGGTGGAATGGCCCCAGGCCGTATTGGGGGGATTCGACGCCAGTTTCCTGGAGTTGCCCCGGGCCGTGCTCCTGACCAGTATGCAATCGCACCAGAAAAGTTTCGGGGTCGAGAACGACGCCGGGGAACTCTTGCCGTACTTCGTGTGCACCTTGAACCTTGTGCCCCAGGACCTGGATCTGGTGCGCAAGGGTTGGGAGCGTGTCCTGCGGGCCCGGCTGGAAGACGCCAGATTCTTTTGGCAGGTCGACGGCAAGGCCAGCCTGACGACTTGGCTGGACCAACTGGACAAGGTTATTTTTCTGGGGCCGCTTGGCAGCATGGGCGACAAGGCCCGGCGCCTGGAGGGGCTCGCCGGAGAGATGGCCGCCCGCGTCGCCCCGGAGGCGGCAGATTCCGCACAGCGGGCCGGACGATTGGCCAAGACCGACCTGGTCAGTGAAATGGTTGGGGAGTTCGCCGAACTGCAAGGGTTCATGGGCGGGGTGTATAGCCGTCAGAAAGGGGAAACCGCCTCTGTGGCCCAGGCCGTGGCCGAACACTATCTGCCCACCGGACCGGAGAGTGCGGTCCCGTCAAACGCGGAAGGGGCGGTGGTCGCTCTGGCCGACAAGGCCGATACCCTTGTCGGATGTTTCGGGCTGGATATGGTCCCTTCCGGGGCCAATGACCCGTACGCCCTGCGCCGTCAGGCCCTGGGCATCATCCGGATTTTGCTCGAATACGGCTGGCGCTTGTCCCTGCGCGATCTCCTGAGTTGGGCCCAGCAGGCCTACGCCAAGGATGTGCAGTGGAAAAGCGAACCTGGTGTCGCCTTAGAGACCCTGGAGACGTTTTTCGGTCATCGCCTCAAAGCGTATTTTCAGGGCCGCGGCTACGGTACGAAAATTGTGGATGCCGCCTTGGGAGCGGGATGGGACGATGTGCCCGCCCTGGCCCAACGTCTCGATGCCCTGCACGGTTTTGCGGCCGAGGAGGATTTTGAACAGGCGGTGCTGACCTTCAAACGGGCCGACAATATTATCCGCAAGCAGGGCACACAGATCGATGGCGACCTGGACGGAGGGTACAGCGCAACCGCGTTGCAAGAAGAGCAGGAAAAGACTCTGGCCGCGGCCCTGGAGGACCTGGCGCCGCGATGGGCCGCGCTGTGGGAGCAGGAGGCCTTTGACGATCTTTTTGGCCTGCTGCGGGAATTGCGCCCGGCCGTGGACGGTTTTTTCGATCATGTCATGGTCATGTGTGATGATCCTGAGCTGCGACACAACCGGTTGAATCTGCTCAAGGCGTTGACCGACCGGTTGTCTTTGCTGGCCGACTTCAGCAAGCTTCAAGTCTAA
- a CDS encoding UDP-glucose dehydrogenase family protein: MNICIVGTGYVGLVTAACFAEMGNHVTCVDINAEVVSNLRQGQVHIYEPGLEEMVTRGTAEGRLQFTTELSEGLQDALFVFNCVGTPPREDGSCDLGFVHQVAREVGQLMDGYKIVVNKSTVPVGTADTVRQLIQEALDQRGVDHEFDVVSNPEFLKEGGAVNDFMKPDRVVVGTDNVRTAELLKALYGPFARSRDKMMVMSVRSAEMTKYAANCMLATKISFINEVANICEEVGADVREVRMGIGADHRIGYQFIYPGVGYGGSCFPKDVKALINTAKESAYTPQLLEAVDEVNDRQKQVLARKILSYFDPQGGVAGKTLALWGLAFKANTDDMREASSLEVIRELTEQGMRIRAFDPVAGEKAKELLADNDLVEVVDDQYAVLDDAQALAVVTEWNQFRNPDFEGIKAKLTAPVLFDGRNLYPPELLGQSGFAYFCIGRQSAS, translated from the coding sequence ATGAATATATGTATTGTCGGAACAGGGTATGTCGGGTTGGTTACCGCGGCCTGTTTCGCCGAGATGGGCAACCATGTGACCTGCGTGGATATCAACGCCGAGGTCGTCTCCAACCTGCGCCAGGGGCAGGTGCATATCTACGAACCCGGTCTGGAAGAGATGGTCACCCGGGGGACGGCTGAAGGGCGGTTGCAGTTTACCACCGAACTGTCTGAAGGGCTTCAGGACGCGCTGTTCGTCTTTAATTGCGTCGGCACGCCGCCCCGCGAGGACGGCTCCTGCGATTTGGGCTTCGTGCACCAGGTGGCCCGGGAAGTCGGCCAGCTCATGGACGGCTACAAGATCGTGGTCAACAAATCCACAGTCCCGGTGGGCACAGCGGACACGGTCCGGCAGCTCATCCAGGAGGCATTGGACCAGCGTGGCGTCGATCACGAATTCGACGTGGTTTCCAACCCGGAATTTTTGAAGGAAGGCGGGGCAGTCAACGACTTCATGAAGCCCGACCGCGTCGTGGTCGGAACGGACAACGTCCGCACCGCCGAACTGCTCAAGGCGTTGTACGGCCCGTTCGCCCGGAGCCGGGACAAGATGATGGTTATGAGCGTGCGTAGCGCGGAGATGACCAAATACGCCGCGAACTGCATGCTGGCGACCAAGATTTCGTTTATCAACGAAGTGGCCAATATCTGTGAAGAAGTCGGCGCAGACGTCCGTGAGGTGCGCATGGGCATTGGGGCCGACCACCGTATCGGCTACCAGTTTATCTACCCCGGGGTCGGCTACGGCGGGTCCTGTTTCCCCAAAGACGTCAAAGCGTTGATCAACACCGCCAAGGAAAGCGCCTATACGCCGCAACTGCTTGAAGCCGTGGATGAGGTCAACGATCGCCAAAAGCAGGTGTTGGCCAGGAAAATCCTCAGCTATTTCGATCCACAAGGTGGAGTCGCCGGCAAGACCCTGGCTTTGTGGGGCCTGGCTTTCAAGGCCAATACCGACGATATGCGCGAGGCCTCTTCACTCGAAGTCATCCGGGAACTCACGGAGCAGGGGATGCGCATCCGCGCCTTTGATCCGGTGGCCGGAGAGAAGGCCAAGGAATTGCTTGCGGACAACGATCTGGTGGAGGTGGTCGACGACCAGTACGCGGTCCTCGACGACGCGCAGGCCTTGGCAGTGGTCACAGAATGGAATCAGTTCCGCAATCCTGATTTCGAGGGTATCAAAGCCAAGTTGACCGCTCCGGTGCTGTTCGACGGACGGAATCTGTATCCCCCGGAACTGCTCGGCCAAAGCGGTTTTGCCTATTTTTGTATCGGACGCCAGAGCGCTTCGTAG
- the recO gene encoding DNA repair protein RecO, whose product MSEEFTEPVVVLHVGLFREADCWVRLLSPSKGVVTGFAFGGMRSRRRFCGCLDAVSKVQFRFQRSKRGEYLTLCEGALLDRFTGVRQRPGRLGMAVNCLKFVEAVQLGEHGAPEIFALLTQTLQLLDETPALEPVVPLFFRARVAFEHGYQPELDQCLLCGCDLEPGRNASFVLERGGLVCGACQGRAPGPLAALERGQWELLRRVLLAPPEQWPVFPERADQVVQATARLLDQYVQYHLGVQWDGNRFVRS is encoded by the coding sequence ATGTCAGAAGAATTTACTGAACCTGTCGTGGTTCTCCATGTTGGGCTGTTCCGGGAAGCGGATTGCTGGGTACGCCTCTTGTCGCCCTCGAAAGGCGTGGTCACGGGATTTGCTTTCGGCGGTATGCGCAGTCGTCGGCGGTTCTGCGGCTGTCTGGACGCGGTGAGCAAGGTCCAGTTCCGTTTTCAGCGCAGCAAGCGCGGCGAATATTTGACCCTCTGCGAGGGAGCGCTTTTAGACCGTTTCACAGGCGTGCGGCAACGCCCCGGGCGTTTGGGGATGGCGGTCAACTGCCTCAAATTTGTTGAAGCGGTGCAACTGGGAGAGCATGGGGCACCGGAAATTTTTGCGCTGTTGACGCAGACATTGCAACTCCTGGACGAAACTCCCGCCTTGGAGCCCGTGGTGCCGCTTTTTTTCCGGGCCAGGGTCGCTTTCGAGCATGGCTACCAGCCTGAGCTCGACCAGTGTCTGCTCTGCGGCTGCGATTTGGAGCCCGGGCGCAACGCTTCCTTTGTCCTGGAACGCGGCGGCCTCGTTTGCGGGGCCTGTCAGGGCCGAGCTCCCGGTCCGCTGGCGGCACTGGAGCGTGGACAATGGGAACTGTTGCGGCGGGTGCTGCTCGCTCCGCCTGAGCAATGGCCCGTTTTTCCCGAGCGTGCCGATCAGGTGGTCCAGGCCACTGCGCGACTGCTCGACCAATATGTCCAATACCACTTGGGCGTTCAATGGGACGGCAATCGCTTTGTCCGCAGTTGA
- the mfd gene encoding transcription-repair coupling factor, whose translation MRIPKEIQSFLASDKRALQVGKSGIGSQACVAQGMLAKGRNVVAVFPGQKELDRFWSLVTLFSGQSEQEGVLWERPWVKLDAFRPGSTRTEQWGARWAALSRLKLGSQPCGLALTADNFLPYWPPSELVDQAYLYLVLNEDIEIEDIATQLVAWGYDRVGMVTRFGEFAVRGDILDIYTPGYESPVRLEFFGDTLEGIRLFEPLSQRSKQSMTEVTVMPAAPALGGGHERDRIRDKWHHLWTTGALDKQVKARLEQHLEDGEAGFWPGLYYQRPVLLEDWLPSDPVFMLCEADTLRSYLEEEAGRWQTVQQVFANGEQAEIPSELVVRTPHNARQAWLEGTQILFETLPVEPGDSAVALPEKRYTRFEDLFWRPDQKRRPWHTLCESLKTWRRTTHQTILLFDSVNAQRKFLSLIEKEGVQFQTSFVPDQKGLYALVMPFDGGMELPWRDMLVLGEEVLQPRQERAVAQKQTARDFKGLSSFDDLQTGELLVHRDYGLSRFGGLQRLQADQAGQDYLVLEYADSDKLYVPADRLNLVQRYQGGEGAAPALDRLGGTSWQKTTKRVRKAIEQIAHELVRMYAYRRVAKGFAYSAADELYREFEASFGFAETPDQEKVISDVLEDMDSPEPMDRLVCGDVGFGKTEIAMRAAFRAVADSKQVALLCPTTVLAEQHYQNFRQRMEPFEVRVGLLSRFVPKAQQRKTLEAAGRGEIDILIGTHRLLSQDVRLPQQSLLILDEEQRFGVKHKEKLKEIRKTLDVLTLTATPIPRTLQLSLSGVRSLSVIETPPPERKAVESSLIEREPGRLQEILQREVDRGGQVFFVHNRVRGLAEVRDMVQHLVPEARVGMAHGQMAERRLEESMHRFWHGELDILVCTAIIESGLDFPRANTLIVDQAHMFGLGQLYQLRGRVGRSKRQAYAYFVVPSLDNLPADARKRLQAILEADYLGAGIQVAMRDLQLRGAGNLLGESQSGQISKVGLDLFLEMLEEEVRKIRGEALPPQTDPELQIGFAAHIPESFVPDTGERLRYYKALSSAGSQKERETLLEELQDRFGVLPEPLLAFAAVLQLKGVLARLQAERVQLYPQRVVVSWSEEVQAVDPARLVAWVGEQGDRARLQPPAKLELRLPEKQSIADAVTEISRELEGLLPSQTK comes from the coding sequence GTGCGTATTCCAAAGGAAATCCAATCTTTTTTAGCTAGTGATAAACGGGCCCTGCAGGTCGGAAAAAGCGGTATCGGCTCCCAGGCCTGTGTGGCGCAGGGGATGCTGGCCAAAGGCCGGAACGTGGTCGCCGTGTTTCCCGGCCAGAAAGAACTGGACCGGTTCTGGAGTCTGGTCACCCTTTTTTCCGGCCAATCCGAGCAGGAGGGGGTGTTGTGGGAGCGGCCGTGGGTCAAGCTGGACGCGTTTCGCCCCGGTTCGACCCGCACAGAGCAATGGGGAGCGCGCTGGGCCGCCTTGTCGCGTTTGAAATTGGGGAGTCAGCCGTGCGGTCTGGCGCTGACGGCGGACAACTTTTTGCCCTATTGGCCGCCCAGCGAGCTTGTGGACCAGGCCTATTTGTACCTGGTGCTTAACGAGGACATCGAGATCGAGGACATCGCCACCCAGTTGGTGGCCTGGGGGTATGACCGGGTCGGCATGGTCACCCGCTTCGGCGAGTTCGCCGTGCGCGGAGATATCCTGGACATCTATACTCCGGGATACGAATCCCCGGTGCGCCTAGAATTTTTCGGCGACACGCTGGAGGGAATCCGTCTTTTCGAACCGCTGAGTCAGCGCTCAAAACAGTCGATGACTGAAGTCACCGTCATGCCTGCGGCTCCGGCATTGGGCGGGGGGCATGAGCGCGATCGCATCCGGGACAAATGGCACCATCTCTGGACTACCGGCGCATTGGACAAGCAGGTCAAAGCCCGTCTGGAACAGCATCTCGAGGACGGTGAGGCCGGATTCTGGCCCGGTCTGTATTACCAACGCCCGGTCCTTTTAGAGGACTGGTTGCCCAGTGATCCCGTTTTTATGCTCTGTGAAGCGGATACCTTGCGTTCCTATCTGGAGGAAGAGGCGGGCCGCTGGCAGACCGTGCAGCAGGTTTTCGCCAATGGGGAGCAGGCGGAAATCCCCAGTGAATTGGTGGTCCGTACACCGCACAACGCCCGGCAGGCCTGGTTGGAAGGGACGCAGATCCTCTTTGAGACTCTGCCCGTGGAGCCGGGAGACAGTGCGGTCGCCCTGCCGGAGAAACGGTACACCCGGTTTGAGGACCTGTTTTGGCGGCCGGACCAGAAGCGGCGGCCCTGGCACACCCTGTGCGAGTCGCTCAAGACCTGGCGCCGGACGACCCACCAGACCATCTTGTTGTTCGATTCCGTCAACGCCCAGCGCAAATTTCTCTCCCTGATCGAAAAAGAGGGTGTTCAGTTCCAGACCTCCTTTGTCCCCGACCAGAAAGGACTCTACGCCCTGGTGATGCCGTTTGATGGCGGCATGGAGCTGCCTTGGCGGGATATGCTTGTCCTGGGAGAGGAGGTCCTGCAACCGCGCCAGGAACGGGCGGTGGCCCAGAAACAGACAGCTCGTGATTTTAAGGGCTTATCCAGTTTTGACGACCTGCAGACCGGCGAGTTGCTCGTGCACCGCGATTACGGCTTGTCCCGGTTCGGAGGCTTGCAGCGGCTGCAAGCCGACCAGGCGGGGCAGGACTATCTGGTCCTGGAATACGCTGACAGCGACAAATTGTATGTCCCTGCCGACCGGCTCAATCTGGTCCAGCGGTACCAGGGGGGAGAGGGGGCCGCACCGGCGCTCGACCGGCTGGGCGGGACCTCGTGGCAGAAGACCACCAAACGCGTGCGCAAGGCCATTGAGCAGATCGCCCACGAACTGGTCCGCATGTACGCCTACAGGCGGGTTGCCAAAGGATTTGCCTATTCCGCGGCCGATGAGTTGTACCGCGAATTCGAGGCGTCTTTCGGCTTTGCCGAGACCCCGGACCAGGAAAAAGTGATCAGCGACGTGCTCGAGGATATGGACAGTCCCGAGCCCATGGATCGGTTGGTCTGCGGCGACGTCGGGTTCGGCAAGACCGAGATTGCCATGCGGGCGGCGTTTCGGGCCGTGGCCGACAGCAAGCAGGTCGCTTTGCTCTGCCCGACAACGGTTCTGGCCGAGCAGCACTATCAGAATTTCCGTCAGCGCATGGAGCCCTTCGAGGTCCGGGTTGGACTCTTGAGCCGTTTTGTGCCCAAGGCCCAGCAGCGTAAGACCCTGGAAGCAGCGGGCCGGGGAGAAATCGACATCCTGATCGGCACGCACCGGCTTTTGTCCCAGGATGTGCGGCTGCCGCAGCAAAGTCTGCTCATCCTCGACGAGGAGCAGCGTTTCGGGGTCAAGCACAAGGAAAAGCTCAAGGAAATCCGGAAGACTCTGGATGTTTTGACCCTGACCGCCACGCCCATCCCCCGCACCCTCCAGCTCTCCCTGTCTGGAGTGCGCAGTCTCAGCGTCATCGAAACGCCGCCGCCGGAACGCAAGGCCGTGGAGAGTTCGCTGATCGAACGCGAACCCGGCCGATTGCAAGAGATCCTGCAGCGCGAAGTGGATCGTGGCGGGCAGGTCTTTTTTGTTCACAACCGGGTCCGGGGGTTGGCTGAGGTGCGGGACATGGTCCAGCATCTCGTGCCTGAGGCCCGAGTGGGCATGGCCCACGGCCAGATGGCCGAGCGGCGCCTGGAGGAATCCATGCACCGTTTCTGGCACGGCGAACTCGATATCCTGGTCTGCACCGCTATCATCGAATCTGGTCTCGATTTCCCCCGGGCCAACACCTTGATCGTCGACCAGGCCCACATGTTCGGCCTGGGCCAATTGTACCAGCTGCGGGGCCGGGTCGGTCGCTCCAAGCGCCAGGCCTACGCCTATTTCGTCGTTCCCTCTCTGGACAACCTCCCGGCTGACGCCCGGAAGCGGTTGCAGGCCATCCTGGAGGCGGACTATCTGGGGGCGGGAATCCAGGTCGCCATGCGCGATCTGCAACTCCGGGGAGCAGGAAATCTCCTCGGGGAGAGCCAGTCAGGACAGATCAGCAAAGTCGGTCTGGACCTGTTTCTGGAAATGCTGGAGGAAGAGGTCCGCAAAATTCGGGGCGAAGCCTTGCCGCCGCAGACCGATCCGGAACTCCAGATCGGGTTTGCAGCCCATATTCCCGAGAGCTTTGTCCCGGACACCGGCGAGCGTCTGCGGTATTACAAGGCGCTGTCCTCGGCCGGTTCGCAGAAGGAGCGCGAGACGCTTTTGGAGGAACTCCAGGACCGTTTTGGGGTGCTGCCCGAGCCTCTGCTCGCCTTTGCCGCTGTGCTGCAACTCAAAGGGGTTTTGGCCCGCCTTCAGGCCGAACGGGTCCAATTGTATCCGCAGCGAGTGGTTGTTTCCTGGTCTGAAGAGGTCCAGGCCGTGGATCCGGCCAGACTGGTGGCCTGGGTCGGAGAGCAGGGCGACCGGGCGCGATTGCAACCCCCGGCCAAATTGGAGTTGCGCTTGCCGGAAAAGCAAAGTATTGCCGATGCAGTCACGGAAATCAGCCGTGAACTGGAAGGACTTCTTCCTTCTCAGACAAAATAA
- a CDS encoding helix-turn-helix domain-containing protein — MTLQEIGALLRQERERQNLALSDVVERTKISRSCIQAIEKGDSEGLPHPVYARGFIKNYATLLGLDGAKLAESFDRQYGLEEEGVVLESGDAAAEEVISKPEASRHSALAVGLISLSFFILLGGGWLIYDIYFSSPTVPISEPQPPLGQDESEGLEMESESASAPKPSVPGDGGDSSSSETGAAMDSEPVRAPGNATNASLQPVNSTTSPTNGQTNATPAVATNASSASSSQAQATPTPEVEEPEATSVDTAEQSGQNTAAPSAEVEDKVLQIAASEACWFRAEVDGSTRDVYLRPGETIALHFDESLELRLGNAGGVSLMYNGESVAVDASSGEVKTLRFP, encoded by the coding sequence ATGACATTGCAAGAAATAGGTGCCCTGCTGCGGCAGGAACGGGAACGGCAAAATCTGGCCCTCTCCGATGTTGTCGAACGCACCAAGATCAGCCGCAGTTGTATCCAGGCCATTGAGAAAGGAGACAGCGAGGGGCTGCCGCATCCGGTTTACGCCCGCGGCTTTATAAAAAATTACGCGACCTTGCTCGGATTGGACGGGGCCAAACTGGCTGAGTCTTTTGACCGGCAATACGGCCTTGAAGAAGAAGGCGTGGTCCTGGAATCCGGGGATGCCGCAGCCGAGGAGGTCATCTCCAAGCCCGAAGCCAGCCGTCATTCCGCCTTGGCCGTTGGTCTGATCTCTCTGAGCTTTTTCATCCTCCTGGGAGGGGGGTGGTTGATTTACGATATCTATTTTTCGTCTCCCACGGTGCCAATTTCGGAGCCGCAACCGCCGCTCGGTCAGGATGAATCCGAGGGACTGGAAATGGAATCAGAGAGCGCCTCGGCTCCAAAGCCGTCGGTGCCGGGAGATGGTGGTGACTCCTCTTCTTCCGAGACCGGGGCAGCGATGGACTCGGAACCGGTCCGGGCTCCGGGCAACGCGACCAATGCGTCACTGCAGCCGGTGAACAGCACTACCTCCCCAACGAACGGGCAAACCAATGCAACGCCGGCTGTGGCAACCAATGCCTCCTCTGCCTCGTCTTCCCAGGCCCAAGCGACGCCGACCCCCGAGGTCGAGGAGCCAGAGGCCACTTCGGTCGACACTGCTGAGCAAAGCGGGCAAAACACCGCTGCCCCGTCCGCAGAAGTTGAGGACAAGGTCTTGCAGATCGCCGCTTCCGAGGCGTGCTGGTTTCGCGCCGAGGTCGACGGGTCTACCCGGGACGTCTATCTGCGCCCCGGAGAGACCATTGCCCTACATTTCGACGAATCCCTTGAACTCCGCCTGGGCAACGCCGGAGGGGTCTCCCTCATGTATAACGGGGAAAGCGTGGCTGTGGATGCCTCATCCGGTGAGGTCAAGACCCTGCGTTTTCCCTAG